A section of the Oreochromis aureus strain Israel breed Guangdong linkage group 22, ZZ_aureus, whole genome shotgun sequence genome encodes:
- the LOC120435861 gene encoding GATA zinc finger domain-containing protein 4-like, with the protein NPNNNHNNHNSCPNNNHNNCPNNDHNSCPNNNNYNNCPHNNYSCPKNNHNNCPNNNNHNCNPNNNHNNCPNNKNHNSGPNNNYNNCTHNNYSCRNNNYNNCPHNNYSCPNNNHNNYPNNNN; encoded by the coding sequence aacccgaacaacaaccacaacaaccacaacagctgccccaacaacaaccacaacaactgccccaacaacgaccacaacagctgccccaacaacaacaactacaacaactgcccccacaacaactacagctgccccaagaacaaccacaacaactgccccaacaacaacaaccacaactgcaaccccaacaacaaccacaacaactgccccaacaacaaaaaccacaacagcggccccaacaacaactacaacaactgcacccacaacaactacagctgccgcaacaacaactacaacaactgcccccacaacaactacagctgccccaacaacaaccacaacaactaccccaacaacaacaac